In a single window of the Caulobacter soli genome:
- a CDS encoding endonuclease domain-containing protein: protein MDKTANARRLRQDQTLAEKAMWKLVRNRRLGGFRFLRQVSIDRYFADFVCEAGKLIVELDGAAHEGREDYDERRTQTLELFGYVVLRFPNERVLTDPGAVAEEVLAVLRSDRV, encoded by the coding sequence ATGGACAAGACCGCCAACGCCCGCCGCCTCCGCCAGGATCAGACCCTGGCGGAGAAGGCCATGTGGAAGCTTGTCCGCAACCGCCGCCTGGGCGGGTTCAGGTTCTTGCGACAGGTCTCGATAGATCGCTACTTCGCCGACTTCGTCTGCGAGGCAGGCAAGCTGATCGTGGAACTCGACGGCGCCGCCCATGAAGGGCGGGAGGACTATGATGAGCGCCGTACCCAGACACTGGAACTGTTCGGATATGTGGTTCTGAGGTTTCCCAACGAACGGGTCCTGACCGACCCTGGCGCGGTCGCCGAGGAGGTCCTGGCCGTGCTTCGTTCGGACAGAGTGTAA
- a CDS encoding AraC family transcriptional regulator, which translates to MKTALQNYQARMQRVLDHVDQHLDGDLDLETVSRVAAFSKFHFHRQFMATFGLSVHRYVQLARLKRASHQLASNQARSVTEIAMEAGYDAPDAFARAFRQRFRQSPSSFRKSPDWAPWLAAFGPLNNARSKIMQIIYEPKDVTLREVSPTPVAVLEHRGDRATLGDTIERFIAWRKAADLSPQTSSTFNIFRSERIPENPADYSMDLCIGTDRPIAPDDAVMKAGVIPGGRCAVLRVVHDIHNLEPAALYLYRDWLPASGEEARDFPIYCQRHFSFPPNAATHEVVVELFLPLK; encoded by the coding sequence ATGAAGACGGCGCTTCAAAACTACCAGGCTCGGATGCAGCGGGTGCTGGACCATGTCGACCAGCACTTGGACGGTGACCTGGACCTGGAGACGGTCAGCCGCGTGGCGGCCTTCTCCAAGTTCCATTTCCATCGGCAGTTCATGGCGACCTTCGGGTTGTCGGTGCATCGCTACGTCCAGCTGGCCCGTCTGAAACGCGCTTCGCACCAGCTGGCCTCGAACCAGGCTCGCAGCGTGACGGAGATCGCGATGGAGGCCGGCTACGACGCGCCGGACGCCTTCGCCCGCGCCTTCCGGCAAAGGTTTCGGCAGTCGCCTTCGTCGTTCCGGAAATCGCCCGACTGGGCGCCGTGGCTTGCGGCCTTCGGGCCTTTGAACAACGCCAGGAGCAAGATCATGCAGATCATCTACGAACCGAAAGACGTGACCCTCCGCGAGGTCTCTCCCACGCCGGTGGCGGTCCTTGAGCACCGGGGCGACCGGGCGACGCTGGGCGACACGATCGAGCGGTTCATCGCCTGGCGAAAGGCCGCCGACCTGTCGCCGCAGACCAGTTCGACCTTCAACATCTTCCGGTCCGAGCGGATCCCCGAGAACCCCGCCGACTACAGCATGGACCTCTGCATCGGGACCGACCGGCCGATCGCGCCCGACGACGCGGTGATGAAGGCGGGCGTTATCCCCGGCGGCCGCTGCGCGGTGCTACGGGTCGTCCACGACATCCATAACCTGGAGCCGGCCGCGCTCTATCTCTATCGCGACTGGCTGCCCGCCAGCGGCGAGGAAGCCCGGGACTTCCCGATCTACTGCCAACGCCACTTCTCGTTCCCACCGAACGCGGCGACGCACGAGGTGGTCGTGGAGCTATTCCTGCCGCTGAAGTAG
- a CDS encoding M13 family metallopeptidase: protein MKRIWFAAAAMAALSLSAFGAEAREDHDHACLNDPCTLQSLFVAADTPAAGPATMSLESPRYGTWGFDVAGMDRSVKPGDDFYKFANGTWDANTAIPSDRTRYGNFDKLSELSEARTKAIITEAASAKNPDADTVKIGAAYKAFMDEALAEKLDAKPIAPELADIRKVASRDDFTALMGRSPTTGFSTILGLGISPDAKNPTRYAVYAVTDGLSLPDRDYYLDAKFAEKKTAYEAYVAQLLTLIGWDKPAENAKAVVAFETQLAEASWTRAERRDRDKTYNPMNLAELQALTPGFAWKRYLIGTELPAFDRVVVTTNTAFPKFAKVYADTPLDTLKAWQAFKVADRAAPMLSKRFVDASYEFRNKTLAGQPEQKPRWKRAVAAVNGELGESVGRVYVARYFPPQSKAKMIDLVGNIRSVLKARLKTLDWMSPETKAQAEDKLAQFTVKIGYPDKWRDYSKLEIKADDVYGNAIRSDAFEWRHDVERLNGPVDKSEWGMTPQTVNAYYNSVNNEIVFPAAILQAPFFHPDADPAVNYGGIGGVIGHEISHGFDDQGRKSDGKGVLRDWWTAQDAAKFKTQADKLGAQYGAFEPLPGAKVNGALTMGENIGDMGGLAFALQAYHASLGGKPAPVIDGFTGDQRVYLGWAQVWRSKIRDDALRQQVVSDPHSPAYYRVNGTIRNQDGWYGAFDVKPGDKLYVAPEDRVRIW from the coding sequence ATGAAACGTATCTGGTTCGCGGCCGCCGCCATGGCCGCGCTGTCGCTGTCGGCCTTCGGCGCGGAAGCGCGTGAGGATCACGACCACGCCTGCCTCAACGACCCCTGCACCCTGCAGTCGCTGTTCGTGGCCGCCGACACCCCCGCGGCCGGCCCGGCGACGATGTCGCTGGAGTCGCCGCGTTACGGAACCTGGGGCTTCGACGTGGCGGGCATGGACCGTTCGGTCAAGCCGGGCGACGACTTCTACAAGTTCGCCAACGGGACCTGGGACGCCAACACCGCCATCCCCAGCGACCGCACCCGCTACGGCAATTTCGACAAGCTGTCGGAGCTGTCGGAAGCCCGCACCAAGGCGATCATCACTGAGGCCGCCTCGGCCAAGAACCCCGACGCCGACACGGTCAAGATCGGCGCCGCCTACAAGGCGTTCATGGACGAGGCCCTGGCCGAGAAGCTGGACGCCAAGCCGATCGCCCCGGAACTGGCCGACATCCGCAAGGTCGCGTCCAGGGACGATTTCACCGCCCTGATGGGCCGCAGTCCGACCACCGGCTTCTCGACGATCCTGGGCCTGGGCATCAGCCCCGACGCCAAGAACCCCACTCGCTACGCCGTCTACGCCGTGACGGACGGCCTCAGCCTGCCCGATCGCGACTACTATCTCGACGCCAAGTTCGCCGAGAAGAAGACCGCCTACGAGGCCTATGTCGCCCAACTGCTGACCTTGATCGGCTGGGACAAACCGGCCGAGAACGCCAAGGCCGTCGTCGCCTTCGAAACCCAGCTGGCCGAGGCTTCCTGGACCCGCGCCGAGCGCCGCGACCGCGACAAGACCTACAACCCGATGAACCTGGCCGAACTTCAGGCCCTGACCCCTGGCTTCGCCTGGAAGCGCTATCTGATCGGGACCGAGCTGCCCGCGTTCGACCGCGTGGTGGTGACCACCAACACCGCCTTCCCCAAGTTCGCCAAGGTCTATGCCGACACCCCGCTGGACACCCTGAAGGCCTGGCAGGCGTTCAAGGTGGCCGACCGCGCCGCGCCCATGCTGTCCAAGCGCTTCGTCGACGCCAGCTACGAGTTCCGCAACAAGACCCTGGCCGGCCAGCCCGAGCAGAAGCCCCGCTGGAAGCGCGCCGTCGCGGCGGTGAACGGCGAACTGGGCGAGTCGGTCGGCCGCGTCTATGTGGCCCGCTACTTCCCCCCGCAGTCCAAGGCCAAGATGATCGACCTGGTCGGCAATATCCGGAGCGTCCTGAAAGCCCGCCTGAAGACGCTGGACTGGATGTCGCCGGAGACCAAGGCCCAGGCCGAGGACAAGCTGGCGCAGTTCACGGTCAAGATCGGCTATCCCGACAAGTGGCGCGACTATTCCAAGCTGGAGATCAAGGCCGACGACGTCTACGGCAACGCCATCCGCTCGGACGCCTTCGAATGGCGCCACGACGTCGAGCGCCTGAACGGGCCGGTCGACAAGAGCGAGTGGGGCATGACCCCGCAGACGGTCAACGCCTACTACAACTCGGTCAATAACGAGATCGTCTTCCCGGCCGCCATCCTCCAGGCCCCGTTCTTCCATCCGGACGCCGACCCGGCCGTCAACTACGGCGGCATCGGCGGGGTGATCGGCCACGAGATCAGCCACGGCTTCGACGACCAGGGCCGCAAATCGGACGGCAAGGGCGTGCTGCGCGACTGGTGGACGGCGCAGGACGCCGCCAAGTTCAAGACCCAGGCCGACAAGCTGGGCGCCCAGTACGGCGCCTTCGAGCCCCTGCCCGGCGCCAAGGTCAACGGCGCCCTGACCATGGGCGAGAACATCGGCGACATGGGCGGCCTGGCCTTCGCCCTGCAGGCCTATCACGCCTCGCTGGGCGGCAAGCCGGCCCCGGTGATCGACGGCTTCACCGGCGACCAGCGCGTCTATCTGGGCTGGGCTCAGGTCTGGCGCTCGAAGATCCGCGACGACGCCCTGCGCCAACAGGTGGTCAGCGACCCCCACTCGCCGGCCTATTACCGCGTCAACGGCACGATCCGGAACCAGGACGGCTGGTACGGCGCCTTCGACGTCAAGCCGGGCGACAAGTTGTATGTGGCCCCGGAGGACCGGGTTCGGATCTGGTAG
- the hisG gene encoding ATP phosphoribosyltransferase: MSTPGTGPMIFAIPSKGRLKEQLEAWLAECGFKLEMTGGSRGYSAELSGLPGVSVRLLSAGDIAAGLDSGELHLGVTGEDLLRERGDDMDSRVMLLRALGFGRADLVVTAPKSWLDVDTMADLDEVGHAHLAKTGRRLRVATKYVTQTRAFFARHGVADYRIVESSGATEGAPAAGAAELVVDITTTGATLAANGLKILSDGVILKSQAQLTASLITPWTDAQIDSLARLLSVVEAKGRARNMATLVWPAEQDAAGQAAVAAFVGQGARRANGALLAASDLFEAAAALGAAGVEPVTVSRPDYVFESRSAVLDQLRKALGK; encoded by the coding sequence ATGAGTACTCCAGGGACTGGGCCGATGATTTTCGCTATTCCGTCGAAAGGCCGCCTGAAGGAGCAGCTCGAGGCCTGGCTGGCCGAGTGCGGCTTCAAACTGGAAATGACCGGCGGGTCGCGCGGCTACAGCGCCGAGCTGTCGGGTCTGCCGGGCGTGTCGGTGCGGCTGCTGTCGGCCGGCGATATCGCCGCGGGCCTTGATTCGGGCGAGCTGCACCTGGGCGTCACCGGCGAGGACCTGCTGCGCGAGCGCGGCGACGACATGGACAGCCGGGTGATGCTGCTGCGGGCCCTGGGTTTCGGCCGCGCCGACCTGGTGGTGACCGCCCCCAAGAGCTGGCTGGACGTCGACACCATGGCCGACCTCGACGAGGTCGGGCACGCGCATCTGGCCAAGACCGGCCGGCGCCTGCGCGTGGCCACCAAGTACGTCACCCAGACCCGGGCCTTCTTCGCCCGCCATGGCGTGGCCGACTACCGGATCGTCGAGAGCAGCGGGGCCACCGAGGGGGCGCCGGCGGCCGGAGCGGCCGAGCTGGTCGTCGACATCACCACCACGGGCGCGACCCTGGCGGCCAACGGCCTGAAGATCCTGTCGGACGGCGTGATCCTGAAGAGCCAGGCCCAGCTGACCGCTTCGCTGATCACCCCGTGGACCGACGCACAGATCGACTCGCTGGCCCGGCTGCTGTCGGTGGTCGAGGCCAAGGGGCGGGCGCGCAACATGGCCACCCTGGTCTGGCCGGCCGAGCAGGACGCGGCGGGCCAGGCGGCCGTGGCGGCGTTCGTCGGCCAGGGCGCGCGGCGGGCCAACGGGGCCTTGCTGGCCGCGTCCGACCTGTTCGAGGCCGCCGCCGCTTTAGGCGCGGCCGGCGTCGAGCCGGTCACGGTCTCGCGCCCGGACTATGTGTTCGAGTCGCGATCGGCGGTCCTGGACCAGCTTCGGAAGGCTTTGGGGAAATGA
- a CDS encoding ATP phosphoribosyltransferase regulatory subunit: MRLERSIPAEALDAIRAPFLAAGAAPTDAPVLQPLGLLLDLAGEAMRSRLFVVSGDAGEEACLRPDFTVAIAREHLAAGNGEGRYFYEGKAFRVAPRGSDRAEEFLQVGIEAFEGGDPVAADAEIAALAWAASAAGGRSDLTLLLGDVSLFAAFVDSLGLTPPLGARLKRAFTRPRQLKIELEGGGEAVTGEQSRIATLLAGLPEAEASAVLQELWSLAGIEPVGGRRPAEIAHRLVERAQSAKAGSLSPEEADAVRAFLAVSDRPGAALDAISALGGPRRAALDAALNGWRKRLAGLVARGVPEDRMRLTAAFGRAFGYYDGFLFEVRSDALDEERPVAAGGRYDGLLARLGAESKTGAVGCMVRPARAYAGGGE, from the coding sequence GTGAGGCTCGAGCGTTCCATTCCGGCGGAGGCGCTCGACGCCATCCGCGCCCCGTTCCTGGCCGCCGGCGCCGCGCCGACCGACGCGCCGGTGCTGCAGCCTCTGGGCCTGCTGCTGGACCTGGCGGGCGAGGCCATGCGCTCGCGGCTGTTCGTGGTCTCGGGCGACGCGGGCGAGGAGGCCTGCCTGCGTCCCGACTTCACCGTGGCCATCGCGCGGGAACATCTGGCGGCTGGGAACGGCGAGGGTCGCTACTTCTATGAAGGCAAGGCGTTCCGCGTCGCGCCGCGCGGCTCGGATCGCGCCGAGGAGTTTCTGCAGGTCGGGATCGAGGCTTTCGAAGGCGGCGACCCGGTCGCCGCCGACGCCGAGATCGCCGCCCTGGCCTGGGCCGCGTCCGCGGCCGGCGGGCGTTCGGACCTGACCCTGCTGCTGGGCGATGTCAGCCTGTTCGCGGCCTTCGTCGACAGCCTGGGCCTGACCCCGCCGCTGGGCGCGCGGCTGAAGCGGGCCTTTACGCGGCCGCGCCAGCTGAAGATCGAGCTGGAGGGCGGCGGCGAGGCCGTGACCGGCGAGCAGAGCCGCATTGCGACGTTGCTGGCCGGCCTGCCGGAGGCCGAGGCCTCGGCGGTGCTGCAGGAGCTGTGGTCGCTGGCCGGCATCGAGCCGGTGGGCGGCCGCCGTCCCGCCGAGATCGCCCACCGCCTGGTCGAACGCGCCCAATCGGCCAAGGCCGGCAGCCTGTCGCCCGAGGAAGCCGACGCGGTGCGGGCCTTCCTGGCGGTCAGCGACCGTCCGGGCGCGGCCCTGGACGCCATCTCGGCCCTGGGCGGCCCCCGGCGCGCGGCGCTGGACGCGGCCCTGAACGGCTGGCGCAAGCGCCTGGCCGGCCTGGTCGCGCGCGGCGTACCGGAGGACCGCATGCGGCTGACGGCCGCCTTCGGGCGGGCGTTCGGCTACTACGACGGCTTCCTGTTCGAGGTGCGCAGCGACGCCCTGGACGAGGAACGGCCGGTGGCCGCCGGCGGCCGCTATGACGGCCTGCTCGCGCGATTGGGGGCGGAGAGCAAGACCGGCGCCGTGGGCTGCATGGTGCGCCCGGCGCGAGCCTATGCGGGGGGCGGCGAATGA
- the hisS gene encoding histidine--tRNA ligase: MTDQTHDAPPAETFRPEARNPRGFADKRARDLRAERAILEAVSAVYERYGFEALDTGAFEYADALGKFLPDSDRPNEGVFALQDDDDQWMALRYDLTAPLARFAAQNWETLPKPFRRYAFGPVWRNEKPGPGRFREFIQCDADTVGSARPEADAEIIAMAVEGLQAAGLPRGAAVLKINNRKLLNGLLTAAGVETNGQKLGVLRAVDKLDRLGVEGVRLLLGEGRLDESGAFTKGAGLVGKAIDSVLDFVQAGSGGRSDTLAKIANVIGGSAEGDEGLEELAKIDAALKSLGVADDQALFEPSIVRGLEYYTGAVFEAELLLSTTDDKGNKVSFGSIGGGGRYDDLVARFTGQVTPATGFSFGVSRLAAALRAAGREPGGQARGPVVIINFDQAHMGEYFSVVGELRSAGIAAEVYLGTSGMRPQMKYADRRMAPAAIMLGGDEIAAGTVTIKDLDLGRELAAGVADNAAWKAERPGQQTIPRGELVAAVRKIIGG, translated from the coding sequence ATGACCGACCAGACCCACGATGCTCCCCCGGCGGAAACCTTCCGTCCCGAGGCCCGCAATCCGCGCGGGTTCGCCGACAAGCGCGCCCGGGACCTTAGGGCCGAGCGGGCGATCCTGGAGGCGGTGTCGGCGGTCTATGAGCGCTACGGCTTCGAGGCGCTGGACACCGGGGCGTTCGAATATGCCGACGCCCTGGGCAAGTTCCTGCCCGACAGCGACCGTCCCAACGAGGGGGTGTTCGCCCTGCAGGACGACGACGACCAGTGGATGGCGCTGCGCTACGACCTGACCGCGCCCCTGGCCCGCTTCGCCGCCCAGAACTGGGAGACCCTGCCCAAGCCGTTCCGCCGCTACGCCTTCGGGCCGGTGTGGCGCAACGAGAAGCCGGGGCCGGGGCGGTTCCGCGAGTTCATCCAGTGCGACGCCGACACCGTCGGCTCGGCCCGTCCCGAGGCCGACGCCGAGATCATCGCCATGGCCGTCGAGGGTCTGCAGGCCGCCGGCTTGCCGCGCGGCGCGGCGGTGCTGAAGATCAACAATCGCAAGCTGCTGAACGGCCTGCTGACCGCCGCCGGGGTCGAGACCAACGGCCAGAAGCTGGGCGTGCTGCGGGCCGTCGACAAGCTGGACCGCCTGGGCGTGGAGGGCGTGCGCCTGCTGCTGGGCGAAGGGCGCCTGGACGAGAGCGGCGCTTTCACCAAGGGCGCGGGCCTGGTCGGCAAGGCGATCGACTCGGTGCTCGATTTCGTCCAGGCCGGCTCCGGCGGGCGCTCGGACACCCTGGCCAAGATCGCCAATGTCATCGGCGGTTCGGCCGAGGGCGACGAGGGGCTGGAGGAACTGGCCAAGATCGACGCGGCGCTGAAGAGCCTGGGCGTGGCCGACGACCAGGCGTTGTTCGAGCCTTCGATCGTCCGGGGGCTGGAATACTACACCGGCGCGGTGTTCGAGGCCGAGCTGCTGCTGTCGACCACGGACGACAAGGGGAACAAGGTGTCGTTCGGCTCGATCGGCGGCGGCGGGCGCTATGACGACCTGGTGGCGCGGTTCACCGGCCAGGTGACCCCGGCCACGGGCTTCTCGTTCGGCGTCTCGCGCCTGGCGGCGGCGCTGCGGGCGGCGGGGCGCGAGCCGGGCGGGCAGGCCAGGGGGCCGGTGGTGATCATCAATTTCGACCAGGCCCACATGGGCGAGTACTTCTCGGTGGTCGGCGAGCTGCGCTCGGCGGGGATCGCGGCCGAGGTCTATCTGGGGACCTCGGGCATGCGGCCGCAAATGAAATACGCCGACCGCCGCATGGCGCCGGCGGCCATCATGCTGGGCGGCGACGAGATCGCGGCCGGCACGGTGACCATCAAGGACCTGGACCTCGGACGCGAGCTGGCCGCCGGGGTGGCCGACAACGCCGCCTGGAAGGCCGAGCGGCCCGGCCAGCAGACTATCCCGCGCGGCGAGCTGGTCGCGGCGGTGCGTAAGATCATCGGGGGTTGA
- a CDS encoding sigma-70 family RNA polymerase sigma factor — MLISRLFADKIIFVRARAIVEYGEGKGERIMTATSGQPRGGTDAMSLDDLEDALDQLNDEDVERLVAKAGAYALGTGVEPVDLLHDAITAALDGTRSWPRSIMLEAFLVMSMKSIASNLRRKARRTTPVDMSSESHGVQEAQQRFVFESEDQALSGIRCKALIEKVHDLFSDDEQALAVVLGRFDELSVQEICDFGNFDRKAYETVSKRVQRKLGEAVRGGAIQ, encoded by the coding sequence GTGCTCATCAGCCGCCTCTTCGCGGACAAAATTATTTTTGTCCGCGCTCGCGCCATTGTTGAGTATGGTGAAGGTAAGGGGGAACGGATCATGACGGCGACCTCAGGGCAGCCGCGCGGTGGCACTGATGCAATGAGCCTTGACGACCTCGAGGACGCGCTGGATCAGCTCAATGACGAGGACGTCGAGCGCCTTGTCGCAAAGGCAGGCGCCTACGCGCTCGGTACTGGTGTCGAACCCGTCGATTTGCTCCACGACGCGATTACCGCCGCACTTGATGGAACTCGGTCCTGGCCGCGCAGCATTATGCTCGAAGCTTTCCTGGTGATGTCGATGAAGAGCATCGCTTCGAATCTCCGTCGAAAAGCTCGACGGACAACCCCCGTGGACATGTCGTCAGAGAGCCATGGCGTCCAGGAAGCCCAACAACGCTTCGTCTTTGAATCAGAAGATCAGGCGCTCTCTGGAATTCGCTGTAAAGCGCTGATTGAGAAGGTTCACGACCTGTTTAGCGACGATGAACAAGCTTTAGCTGTCGTGCTCGGCAGGTTTGATGAACTGTCAGTCCAAGAGATCTGCGACTTTGGGAATTTTGATCGAAAAGCGTACGAAACGGTGAGTAAGCGCGTTCAAAGGAAACTGGGTGAGGCTGTTCGTGGCGGAGCCATCCAATGA
- a CDS encoding ImmA/IrrE family metallo-endopeptidase, with product MDINRLYRRLGIEEPADIDLDVIAHYLGLSIKVERLCACEARIIGLGDRGIITVNKDSHVRRRRFSIAHEIGHWSYHRGKALMCRASDIGEGREISRHREQVADAFAGRLLLPDFMLKEHSKFPKLTFKQVEKVSTEFDVSRTATARRLVDGGGFPCFLLAYNRNGWKWFCRSPMIPDYWFPQKEIDPQSGVFDAVFAGKDSPYPSKIGADAFFDRRGADRFEVLEESICIGPGDVLTLVTFIDDKMLEDFGSGIRRQSPDTPFWR from the coding sequence TTGGATATCAATCGCCTCTATCGCCGCCTCGGCATCGAAGAGCCGGCGGATATCGATTTAGACGTTATAGCGCACTACCTCGGCCTATCGATTAAGGTTGAGCGCCTGTGCGCGTGCGAAGCTCGCATCATCGGCCTAGGTGATCGTGGGATTATTACTGTCAACAAAGACTCTCATGTGCGAAGGCGTCGCTTCTCTATCGCTCATGAAATCGGACATTGGTCTTACCATCGTGGCAAGGCGCTAATGTGCCGTGCGTCGGACATTGGCGAAGGGCGGGAAATATCGCGCCATCGTGAGCAGGTGGCAGATGCATTCGCAGGACGCCTGCTGCTTCCGGATTTCATGCTGAAGGAACACTCCAAATTTCCAAAGCTCACTTTCAAACAGGTCGAAAAAGTTTCGACTGAGTTTGATGTTAGCCGCACAGCTACCGCTCGGCGTTTGGTGGATGGCGGCGGCTTTCCGTGCTTTCTGCTGGCCTATAATCGAAATGGCTGGAAATGGTTTTGCCGGTCGCCAATGATCCCGGACTATTGGTTTCCTCAGAAAGAAATCGACCCGCAGTCTGGTGTTTTCGATGCTGTTTTCGCAGGTAAGGATTCACCCTACCCATCGAAAATTGGAGCCGACGCCTTTTTCGATAGGCGAGGCGCCGATCGTTTTGAGGTTCTTGAAGAAAGTATATGTATCGGTCCTGGGGACGTTTTGACGCTTGTTACATTCATAGATGACAAAATGCTTGAGGATTTTGGTTCCGGTATAAGACGACAATCACCGGACACTCCTTTTTGGAGATAG
- a CDS encoding TonB-dependent receptor plug domain-containing protein, translating into MTKTMLLATAAALSIASAAHAADAPQAAQAPIPTGPTATAPLDDATQKGVLVFTPDFFAAQRPNTALDMVDRVPGFTADDGAGTRGFEGSVGNILINNNRPASKNDAGTDVLERTPASQVDRIELIRGGAPGIDMQGFSVVVNVILKTAASRQSIVTWNAGLFDGGHDVWGGSYQFTAKNGARSWSVLLSDGTSTSDSNGVGRNIRRDATGKVLRDEAFINDGWGGSDSARVNYSGPLAGGKIEATGEYKLHDWQEWQKISSPTALRYSDYGEDTKSGELGLTYIRPLAPKWTLETRVIHQFETFDNVSTGSETDGGASEPEQRFTANGDSSESILRALVRNERSAALTIEAGGEIAYNMLDTHQAYSEGGVAVALPSASVKVEELRGEAFTKATWRVNPKLTLEGGLRLETSTIKQSGDASAEESFFYPKPRFQATWTPKANHQVRFRFERELGQLDFNDFAASSDFDDGNVFGGNVDLKPEQRWISEVTFERRFWGEGIVSIGYRHDEIIDVIDRLPLPGGLSATGNIGNGTLDKLSVNIVVPTDRFGIKGGRFTFKNDWNETHVTDPTTHQDRPISDVRPTQANIGFQQDITAWKTQWGVTWLPLLGLGTYDPDQTGGWRGAAYLESFIEYKPTPTLSLRAQLNMWDDFVIRRTVYADRDTRAVAFTEERDINPRTFWTLRLRKTF; encoded by the coding sequence ATGACCAAGACCATGCTGCTGGCGACCGCCGCCGCGCTTTCCATCGCCAGTGCGGCTCATGCCGCCGATGCGCCGCAGGCCGCCCAGGCGCCGATCCCGACCGGTCCGACCGCCACGGCCCCGCTGGACGACGCGACCCAGAAGGGCGTGCTGGTCTTCACCCCCGACTTCTTCGCCGCCCAGCGCCCCAACACCGCGCTCGACATGGTCGACCGCGTGCCGGGCTTCACCGCCGACGACGGCGCGGGGACGCGCGGCTTCGAGGGCTCGGTCGGCAACATCCTGATCAACAACAACCGTCCGGCCTCGAAGAACGACGCCGGCACCGACGTGCTGGAACGCACCCCCGCCAGCCAGGTCGACCGCATCGAGCTGATCCGCGGCGGGGCGCCCGGCATCGACATGCAGGGCTTCTCGGTGGTGGTGAACGTGATCCTGAAGACGGCCGCCAGCCGCCAGTCGATCGTCACCTGGAACGCGGGCCTGTTCGACGGCGGCCACGACGTCTGGGGCGGCAGCTACCAGTTCACCGCCAAGAACGGCGCGCGCAGCTGGAGCGTGCTGCTGAGCGACGGCACCTCGACCAGCGACTCCAACGGCGTGGGCCGCAACATCCGCCGCGACGCGACCGGCAAGGTGCTGCGCGACGAGGCCTTCATCAACGACGGCTGGGGCGGCAGCGACTCGGCGCGGGTCAACTATTCGGGCCCGCTGGCCGGCGGCAAGATCGAGGCGACGGGCGAGTATAAGCTCCACGACTGGCAGGAGTGGCAGAAGATCAGCTCGCCCACCGCCCTGCGCTACAGCGACTATGGCGAGGACACCAAGTCGGGCGAGCTGGGCCTGACCTATATCCGGCCGCTGGCTCCGAAATGGACGCTGGAGACCCGCGTCATCCACCAGTTCGAAACGTTCGACAACGTCTCGACCGGTTCGGAAACCGACGGCGGCGCCAGCGAGCCCGAGCAGCGGTTCACGGCCAACGGCGACTCGTCGGAATCGATCCTGCGGGCCCTGGTCCGCAACGAGCGCAGCGCGGCCCTGACGATCGAGGCCGGCGGCGAGATCGCCTACAACATGCTCGACACCCACCAGGCCTATAGCGAGGGCGGCGTGGCCGTGGCCCTGCCTTCAGCCTCGGTCAAGGTGGAGGAGCTGCGCGGCGAGGCCTTCACCAAGGCGACCTGGCGGGTGAACCCCAAGCTGACCTTGGAGGGCGGCCTGCGGCTGGAGACCTCGACGATCAAGCAGTCGGGCGACGCCTCGGCCGAGGAGAGCTTCTTCTATCCCAAGCCCCGCTTCCAGGCGACCTGGACGCCCAAGGCCAACCACCAGGTGCGCTTCCGGTTCGAGCGCGAGCTGGGCCAGCTGGACTTCAACGACTTCGCCGCCTCGTCCGACTTCGACGACGGCAACGTGTTCGGCGGCAATGTGGATCTGAAGCCCGAGCAGCGCTGGATTTCGGAGGTCACCTTCGAGCGCCGGTTCTGGGGCGAGGGCATCGTCTCGATCGGCTATCGCCACGACGAGATCATCGACGTGATCGACCGCCTGCCCCTGCCCGGCGGCCTGTCGGCGACCGGCAATATCGGCAATGGCACGCTAGACAAGCTGTCGGTGAACATCGTGGTGCCGACCGACCGGTTCGGGATCAAGGGCGGCCGCTTCACCTTCAAGAACGACTGGAACGAGACCCACGTCACCGACCCGACCACCCACCAGGACCGGCCGATCTCGGACGTGCGCCCGACCCAGGCCAATATCGGCTTCCAGCAGGACATCACCGCCTGGAAGACCCAGTGGGGCGTCACCTGGCTGCCGCTGCTGGGCCTGGGCACCTATGATCCGGACCAGACCGGCGGCTGGCGCGGGGCGGCCTATTTAGAGAGCTTCATCGAGTACAAGCCAACCCCGACCCTGTCGCTGCGCGCCCAGCTGAACATGTGGGACGACTTCGTCATCCGCCGCACGGTCTATGCCGACCGCGACACCCGCGCCGTGGCCTTCACCGAGGAGCGGGACATCAATCCGCGCACCTTCTGGACGCTGCGCCTGCGCAAGACGTTCTAG